TGCCCGCATGAACGAGTTGTTCCTTGGTAGCGGAGTAGATCATGATGACGCCAAAGGCTCCGATCCCTAACGCCACGATCGCCAACAACAGATCGATCCGGCTCAGTTCGCGCCAGAGACTCGTCTTGCGACGGACAGCCATCTGGGTCATGACAGACCCAGCAGCCTTTCAAGGGCAGACCGGGCCATCACGCTCTGCCCTGCCTCAGCTTGAAACCGTACTAGCGCGGTGGCGATCCAGTCAGATAGTTTGAGTGTCTCAGTGCGGATTCGCACGCCGCCAACCACATGATCGACCCGACTCGATTGGACCTTGCCGTCCTTGTCACGTTCTATGATAAATCGTTCAGCACCAACATCGAAGTAGTCGGTACGTTGCTTACGCTTCGTCTCAGTATGCAGCCGGTCCTTGAACAGCTCCAATACCCGCTCAAGACCCACCGTCTCTAACGCCTGTGCCTCCGCAGCCAGCTTGAACAAGTCTGAGGAATCCACCAGACCGTCAGCCGCATCGCCAAAGGCGTCACCTGATTCTTGACCATTCTCTGCTACCATGATAGGTAATAGAGTAATAGCTCTAGCCATCATCACTTTAGGGTTAAGGAGATCCTTTCATGAGCATGTTCAAGCGCGTCTCTCAGGTCTTCCAACAGAAGTCAAATGCACTCCTTGACAAGGTTGAGGACCCAACGCAGGCCATCGACCTCAGCTACGAGAAGATGCAGGAGAATCTCCAGCAGGTTCGCAGGTCGATCGCCGATGTTCTCACCTCGCAAAAACGCCTCGAGGCGCAACGAGCACAGCTGCAGGCCCAATACGACAAACTGCAGGGTCAGGCACGGCAGGCTCTTCAGCAAGGGCAGGAGGATGTCGCGAAGATGGCTCTCCAACGAGCCACCGCCATCCAGCCCCAGATCGACTCTCTCACCCCACAGATCAACCAACTCGCCCAGCAAGAGAGTGCGCTCGAGGAGACCGGTCGAACACTGAACTCCAAGATCGAGGCCTTTCGCGCGCAGCGTGACACCATGAAGGCCCAATACACCGCTGCCAAGGCATCCTCTTCGGCGCTTGAGAACCTCACCGGACTCTCAGATCAGATGACAGACGTCAACATGATGATGGATCGCGCCCAAGATAAGATCTCGCAGATGCAGTCGCGGGCTGCAGCCGTCGGCGAGCTAGCGAACTCCGGCGTGCTCGACTCCCCGTCACTTGGCGGACATGGCGATGATATCGAAGCAGCTCTCGCTCAGAAGTCCTCTGCAAATGACGTAGATCTGCAACTTGCCGCAATGAAAGCAGAGCTCAACGGCCCAGCTCAGCCAGCGAGTCTTGGGGCACCGACGAACACGAGCGACACCAAGGAGCTCCATGCAGCGGACACAACTACCACCGACGCAGCAGCTAGCCCAGCACCGGTGGCCGGTGACTCCTTTGTGGTTCGGGTACTCGGCCAGAACCGTTTCCGCATTCCGAACTCCATTCGACCAGCCCTCGATGGGCTCGACGCAGCGTTGGAGATGGCGGTTGACAAGAACGACGCTGAATCTTTTGCACAACTGGTCAAGCAGCTTGGGCTTCTCGTCTCAACCAACGGCACAGCCTTGGAGGAGACGGACACCACCAAGGCCGACATCGTCCTGCCAAGTCCAGATATGACTCTCGACGAAGCGAAGAAACTCTTCTTTGATGCACCAGCTACAATACAAGACGCAACGGCGCCAGACGCAACGGCGCCGACTACTACCGGCGCTGCCACTAATGGGGCGGGTACCACTGCCGAGGCAACGGAGAGCTGACCTCAGTCTTGTAGTCCGCGACTCGTCGAACCGCGCCAGATTGGTGCGGTGATCTGCTGGTCGGGACGTACCTTAAGTGTGCACCGGCCTGTTCCGCCCTGTTCTCTATGAGTTCTGTTCTCTATGAGAGCAGTCGGCTGAGTTCTTTGATGTCATCGCGCAGTTTTGCCGCCTCCTCAAAACGGAGCTCAGTGGCGCAGGCCTCCATCTCGACGCTCAACGCACTGATGACCTCCTGGAGCTGTTCAGGGGCCAGGTGAGCGTAGCGTTCGCCCACCTTTGACCGTCGCAGTTTGGGGACCCGTGAAGGGGAGTGTTCGTCACCCATAAGGTCTCCGAGGCGCGCTGTTACTGTTGTTGGAGTAATCCCACGAATCTCGTTATAGTGCTCCTGGACTGCACGCCGTCGCGCGGTCTCGGAGATTGCATACTCCATTGATCGCGTCACCTTGTCCCCGTAGAGCAAGACGGTGCCATGACTATTACGCGCCGCACGCCCGATCGTCTGTACCAGCGAGGTCTCGGAGCGCAGAAACCCTTCCTTGTCAGCGTCGAGAATGGCCACCAGCGAGACCTCCGGGAGATCGAGACCCTCCCGCAACAGGTTGATGCCAACAAGCACATCAAACTCCCCAAGGCGAAGATCACGGATCAGTTCAATGCGATCCAGCGTCTCAACATTCGAGTGCAGGTAACGTACGCGTACCCCAAGTCCCTCGAAATAATCCGTCAGGTCCTCGGCCATCTTCTTTGTCAGCGTCGTCACCAAGACGCGCTCGTTGACCTCAACCCTACGATGGATCTCTCTGAGGAGATCGTCAATCTGCCCTTTGGTAGGGCGCACCTCTACAACGGGATCGAGCAGTCCTGTTGGTCGTACAATCTGCTCGACCACCGAAGACGACTGGGAGATCTCGTAAGGCGCAGGCGTCGCAGAAAGGAAGATGGCCTGGTTGATACGCTCATAGAACTCGTCAAAACGTAGTGGACGATTGTCCATCGCCGATGGTAGGCGGAAGCCGTGTTCCACAAGGGTCTCCTTGCGGGAACGGTCACCGGCGTATTGGCCACGGAGCTGGGGCACGGTAACATGACTCTCATCGATGATAAGCAGATAGTCCTGGGGGAAATAATCTAACAGCGTGTAGGGAGGCTGCCCAGCTTTGCGACCGTCGAGATGACGAGAATAGTTCTCGATTCCCGAACAGAATCCGACCTCACCGAGCATCTCCAGATCGAACTCAGTTCGCATCTTGAGACGCTGTGCCTCAAGGAGTTTGCCCTGGTGGTCAAAGTATCCAAGCTGGTCACGGAGTTCATCCTCAATGCCATTCATGGCGACTTTTAGGCGTTCTGGGCTCGCGAGGTAATGAGTAGCGGGAAAAATGACGAACTCGTCCAGATCTTTGACCAGTTCGCCTGTCAGAAGATCTACCTTTGAGATCCTCTCAATCTCGTCGCCAAAGAACTCGATTCTCATGGCGAACTCCTCGTACGCTGGATGAACCTCGACGGTATCCCCACGCAATCGAAACTTGCCTCGCGAAACCTCCACATCATTACGCTCATACTGCATCGCCACCAGCGATCGCGCAATCGTTTGCAGGGAGATACTCTTGCCACACTGGAGCGGAAGAATCTGGCCCTGGTACTCCTCCGGCGACCCCAGGCCGTAGATACATGAGACCGATGCGACGACGACGACGTCCCTTCTTGTCAGCAGAGCCGACGTGGCGGCGTGGCGCAGGCGATCGATCTCATCGTTAATCGACGAATCTTTCTCGATGTAGGTATCGGTCGTTGGGAGATACGCCTCCGGTTGGTAGTAGTCGTAGTACGAGACGAAGTACTCCACCCGATTATGCGGGAAGAAGCCACGAAATTCGTTGGCGAGCTGTGCCGCCAGCGACTTGTTAGGCGCGATGATCAACGTTGGACGCTGTACTGCTTCAATGGTCCATGCGATGGTCGCACTCTTACCCGAACCGGTAATACCTAGGAGGGTCTGGAACCGCTCGCCACGCTTGATTCCCTTCGCAAGCTCTGCAATA
Above is a genomic segment from Ferrimicrobium sp. containing:
- a CDS encoding PspA/IM30 family protein translates to MSMFKRVSQVFQQKSNALLDKVEDPTQAIDLSYEKMQENLQQVRRSIADVLTSQKRLEAQRAQLQAQYDKLQGQARQALQQGQEDVAKMALQRATAIQPQIDSLTPQINQLAQQESALEETGRTLNSKIEAFRAQRDTMKAQYTAAKASSSALENLTGLSDQMTDVNMMMDRAQDKISQMQSRAAAVGELANSGVLDSPSLGGHGDDIEAALAQKSSANDVDLQLAAMKAELNGPAQPASLGAPTNTSDTKELHAADTTTTDAAASPAPVAGDSFVVRVLGQNRFRIPNSIRPALDGLDAALEMAVDKNDAESFAQLVKQLGLLVSTNGTALEETDTTKADIVLPSPDMTLDEAKKLFFDAPATIQDATAPDATAPTTTGAATNGAGTTAEATES
- the uvrB gene encoding excinuclease ABC subunit UvrB, which translates into the protein MPEFQVVSNYEPAGDQPKAIAELAKGIKRGERFQTLLGITGSGKSATIAWTIEAVQRPTLIIAPNKSLAAQLANEFRGFFPHNRVEYFVSYYDYYQPEAYLPTTDTYIEKDSSINDEIDRLRHAATSALLTRRDVVVVASVSCIYGLGSPEEYQGQILPLQCGKSISLQTIARSLVAMQYERNDVEVSRGKFRLRGDTVEVHPAYEEFAMRIEFFGDEIERISKVDLLTGELVKDLDEFVIFPATHYLASPERLKVAMNGIEDELRDQLGYFDHQGKLLEAQRLKMRTEFDLEMLGEVGFCSGIENYSRHLDGRKAGQPPYTLLDYFPQDYLLIIDESHVTVPQLRGQYAGDRSRKETLVEHGFRLPSAMDNRPLRFDEFYERINQAIFLSATPAPYEISQSSSVVEQIVRPTGLLDPVVEVRPTKGQIDDLLREIHRRVEVNERVLVTTLTKKMAEDLTDYFEGLGVRVRYLHSNVETLDRIELIRDLRLGEFDVLVGINLLREGLDLPEVSLVAILDADKEGFLRSETSLVQTIGRAARNSHGTVLLYGDKVTRSMEYAISETARRRAVQEHYNEIRGITPTTVTARLGDLMGDEHSPSRVPKLRRSKVGERYAHLAPEQLQEVISALSVEMEACATELRFEEAAKLRDDIKELSRLLS